The Phacochoerus africanus isolate WHEZ1 chromosome 3, ROS_Pafr_v1, whole genome shotgun sequence genome window below encodes:
- the LOC125123500 gene encoding LOW QUALITY PROTEIN: transmembrane protein 106C-like (The sequence of the model RefSeq protein was modified relative to this genomic sequence to represent the inferred CDS: deleted 1 base in 1 codon) — protein MGSQHSASAHPPSFKQRKADDREDLLAKGEQEEAIAQFPYVEFTGRDGINCLTCQGTGYIPTEQVNESVALSPHSDQRLCPQRTKQYVLLSVLLCLLASGLMVFFIFLHSVLMDDDGIRVVKVMFNKQESLVILPILATLKIRNSNFYPVAVTSLSCQVQYMNTMVKSHMTTNVSLIPPQSAHLVNFTAKAEMGGPFSYMYFFCTLPDILVHNIVVFMRTSVKISYIGHMIQSSLETHHYVDCGANSMAI, from the exons ATGGGGTCCCAGCATTCTGCTTCTGCTCACCCCCCTTCCTTCAAGCAAAGGAAAGCAGATGACAGAGAGGACTTGCTGGCCAAAGGGGAGCAGGAAGAAGCCATTGCTCAGTTCCCATATGTGGAGTTCACCGGGAGAGAT GGCATCAACTGTCTCACTTGCCAGGGGACAGGCTACATTCCAACAGAGCAAGTAAATGAGTCAGTGGCTTTGAGCCCACACAGTGATCAGAGATTGTGTCCTCAGAGAACTAAGCAATATGTCCTCTTGTCTGTCCTGCTCTGTCTCCTAGCATCTGGTTTGAtggttttcttcatatttctacATTCGGTCCTCATGGATGATGATGGCATCAGAGTGGTGAAAGTAATGTTTAATAAGCAGGAATCCCTTGTAATCCTCCCCATCCTGGCCACCCTGAAAATCAGAAACTCCAACTTCTATCCAGTGGCGGTGACCAGTCTATCCTGCCAGGTTCAGTACATGAACACCATGGTCAAGTCACACATGACCACTAACGTCTCCCTCATTCCACCACAGAGTGCACACCTGGTGAATTTTACTGCAAAGGCTGAGATGGGAGGACCATTTTCCTATATGTATTTCTTCTGCACATTACCCGACATCCTGGTGCACAACATAGTGGTCTTCATGCGGACTTCAGTGAAGATTTCCTACATTGGCCACATGATCCAGAGCTCCTTGGAGACACATCACTATGTGGATTGTGGAGCCAATTCCATGGCTATTTAG